The proteins below come from a single Sander vitreus isolate 19-12246 chromosome 15, sanVit1, whole genome shotgun sequence genomic window:
- the nacc1a gene encoding nucleus accumbens associated 1, BEN and BTB (POZ) domain containing a isoform X2, giving the protein MTSASCLSSSFYVPCDQWLCVPQSPGILYHPRWLCYRRLAHTEWLSGARKNGKRDRCVSSFKPTLCVNFPTRGPFGGVRRRTMAQTLQMAIPNFGNNVLECLNEQRLQGLYCDVSVVVKGHAFKAHRAVLAASSSYFRDLFSSSNSGGGSSNETSPNVVELPSAVQPQSFQQILSFCYTGRLSMTVGDQFLLMYTAGFLQIQQIMEKGTEFFLKVSSPSCDSQGLHAEEAPPSEPPPSEPQSPVTQTSNGAGRPASCLTPLPLVSRVKTEQPASQPEAATPYSVVCTPVAKRLWEGGSSRDGGGVGSGGGGGARKAARYSQEAVRGSAIQSPGALGLAMGMGANVTSLAGMVASGGLSGSAGTGTNGSSAAGLGMSEGASPGTLSTYASDSPISYHDDEEEEEGTDECAEEQYRQICNMYTMYSMLNMGAAAGERVEALPDHTETRGRMRGRDLTCLPAELIAQIGNRCHPKLYEEGDPAEKLELVSGTSVYISRAQLMNCHVSAGTRHKVLLRRLLAAFFDRNTLANSCGTGIRSSTNDPSRKPLDNRVLHAVKFYCQNFATSFKESEMNAIAADMCTNARRVVRKSWIPKLKLLMAESDAYTAYLPDGVKMEDDTLGADPAFDSASVEAAGGAGMESGGSSGESLPGVGGDGGPLF; this is encoded by the exons ATGACGAGCGCGTCATGCTTGTCTTCCTCCTTTTATGTTCCGTGCGATCAGTGGCTCTGTGTTCCGCAATCCCCTGGGATACTGTATCACCCTCGATGGCTCTGCTATCGGCGTTTAGCTCACACTGAATGGCTTTCTGGAGCAAGGAAAAACGGGAAGAGAGATCGCTGCGTCTCCTCCTTTAAACCAACGCTCTGCGTTAACTTCCCAACGAGGGG ACCCTTTGGTGGTGTGCGTAGGCGCACCATGGCCCAGACCCTCCAGATGGCGATCCCAAACTTTGGCAACAATGTTTTAGAGTGTCTGAATGAGCAGCGGCTGCAGGGCCTCTACTGCGATGTCTCTGTGGTGGTCAAGGGCCATGCCTTCAAG GCCCATCGAGCTGTGCTGGCTGCTAGCAGTTCTTATTTCCGGGACCTTTTCAGCAGCAGCAATAGTGGAGGAGGTAGCAGCAATGAGACAAGCCCAAACGTAGTGGAGCTCCCGTCGGCTGTGCAGCCCCAGAGCTTCCAGCAGATTTTGTCTTTCTGCTACACAGGCCGTCTCAGCATGACAGTGGGGGACCAGTTTCTCCTAATGTATACTGCAGGCTTCCTGCAGATCCAACAGATCATGGAAAAAGGCACTGAGTTCTTCCTAAAG GTTTCCTCCCCCAGCTGCGACTCCCAGGGCCTGCACGCTGAGGAGGCCCCACCTTCTGAGCCCCCACCTTCTGAGCCCCAGAGCCCTGTGACGCAGACCAGTAACGGTGCAGGCCGGCCTGCCTCTTGCTTGACGCCGCTCCCTCTGGTATCACGAGTGAAGACGGAGCAGCCCGCTAGCCAGCCGGAAGCAGCCACCCCATACTCAGTGGTCTGCACTCCTGTAGCCAAGCGGCTATGGGAGGGTGGCAGCAGCCGAGATGGAGGCGGGGTAGGCTCAGGGGGAGGCGGTGGGGCCAGGAAGGCAGCCCGTTATTCCCAGGAGGCGGTGCGGGGCAGTGCCATTCAGAGCCCCGGGGCCCTTGGACTGGCCATGGGTATGGGTGCCAACGTAACCAGCCTGGCGGGCATGGTGGCCAGTGGCGGGCTTAGTGGCAGTGCCGGCACCGGCACCAACGGGAGCTCTGCAGCAGGCCTCGGCATGTCAGAGGGCGCCAGCCCCGGCACCCTGAGCACCTACGCCAGTGACTCACCCATCAGCTAccatgatgatgaagaagaggaagaggggacAGATGAATGTGCTGAAGAGCAGTATAGGCAAATCTGCAACATGTATACTATGTACAGCATGCTCAACATGGGAGCTGCAG CTGGTGAACGTGTTGAGGCTCTACCagaccacacagagacacggggtcGGATGCGAGGCAGAGACCTTACATGTCTCCCCGCAGAACTCATCGCTCAGATAGGCAACCGCTGTCATCCCAAACTGTACGAGGAAGGAGACCCTGCTGAGAAACTAGAGTTAGTCTCAG GTACTTCTGTATATATATCGCGAGCCCAGCTAATGAACTGTCATGTGAGCGCAGGGACCAGACACAAGGTGCTGCTTAGGAGGCTGCTGGCTGCCTTCTTTGACAG GAATACTCTGGCCAACAGTTGTGGAACAGGCATCCGCTCGTCAACTAATGACCCGAGCCGCAAGCCCCTGGACAACAGAGTTCTGCATGCGGTCAAAT tttattgCCAGAACTTTGCCACTAGCTTCAAAGAGAGCGAGATGAATGCCATCGCTGCTGACATGTGCACCAACGCCCGACGTGTGGTCCGTAAGAGCTGGATCCCCAAGCTGAAGCTACTGATGGCTGAGAGCGACGCCTACACCGCTTACCTTCCCGACGGCGTCAAAATGGAAGACGACACCCTGGGGGCGGACCCAGCTTTCGACTCTGCCTCCGTGGAGGCCGCCGGCGGTGCCGGAATGGAGTCAGGTGGCTCTTCAGGTGAATCGCTACCAGGTGTGGGCGGGGACGGAGGACCGTTATTTTGA
- the nacc1a gene encoding nucleus accumbens associated 1, BEN and BTB (POZ) domain containing a isoform X1, protein MTSASCLSSSFYVPCDQWLCVPQSPGILYHPRWLCYRRLAHTEWLSGARKNGKRDRCVSSFKPTLCVNFPTRGPFGGVRRRTMAQTLQMAIPNFGNNVLECLNEQRLQGLYCDVSVVVKGHAFKAHRAVLAASSSYFRDLFSSSNSGGGSSNETSPNVVELPSAVQPQSFQQILSFCYTGRLSMTVGDQFLLMYTAGFLQIQQIMEKGTEFFLKVSSPSCDSQGLHAEEAPPSEPPPSEPQSPVTQTSNGAGRPASCLTPLPLVSRVKTEQPASQPEAATPYSVVCTPVAKRLWEGGSSRDGGGVGSGGGGGARKAARYSQEAVRGSAIQSPGALGLAMGMGANVTSLAGMVASGGLSGSAGTGTNGSSAAGLGMSEGASPGTLSTYASDSPISYHDDEEEEEGTDECAEEQYRQICNMYTMYSMLNMGAAAAGERVEALPDHTETRGRMRGRDLTCLPAELIAQIGNRCHPKLYEEGDPAEKLELVSGTSVYISRAQLMNCHVSAGTRHKVLLRRLLAAFFDRNTLANSCGTGIRSSTNDPSRKPLDNRVLHAVKFYCQNFATSFKESEMNAIAADMCTNARRVVRKSWIPKLKLLMAESDAYTAYLPDGVKMEDDTLGADPAFDSASVEAAGGAGMESGGSSGESLPGVGGDGGPLF, encoded by the exons ATGACGAGCGCGTCATGCTTGTCTTCCTCCTTTTATGTTCCGTGCGATCAGTGGCTCTGTGTTCCGCAATCCCCTGGGATACTGTATCACCCTCGATGGCTCTGCTATCGGCGTTTAGCTCACACTGAATGGCTTTCTGGAGCAAGGAAAAACGGGAAGAGAGATCGCTGCGTCTCCTCCTTTAAACCAACGCTCTGCGTTAACTTCCCAACGAGGGG ACCCTTTGGTGGTGTGCGTAGGCGCACCATGGCCCAGACCCTCCAGATGGCGATCCCAAACTTTGGCAACAATGTTTTAGAGTGTCTGAATGAGCAGCGGCTGCAGGGCCTCTACTGCGATGTCTCTGTGGTGGTCAAGGGCCATGCCTTCAAG GCCCATCGAGCTGTGCTGGCTGCTAGCAGTTCTTATTTCCGGGACCTTTTCAGCAGCAGCAATAGTGGAGGAGGTAGCAGCAATGAGACAAGCCCAAACGTAGTGGAGCTCCCGTCGGCTGTGCAGCCCCAGAGCTTCCAGCAGATTTTGTCTTTCTGCTACACAGGCCGTCTCAGCATGACAGTGGGGGACCAGTTTCTCCTAATGTATACTGCAGGCTTCCTGCAGATCCAACAGATCATGGAAAAAGGCACTGAGTTCTTCCTAAAG GTTTCCTCCCCCAGCTGCGACTCCCAGGGCCTGCACGCTGAGGAGGCCCCACCTTCTGAGCCCCCACCTTCTGAGCCCCAGAGCCCTGTGACGCAGACCAGTAACGGTGCAGGCCGGCCTGCCTCTTGCTTGACGCCGCTCCCTCTGGTATCACGAGTGAAGACGGAGCAGCCCGCTAGCCAGCCGGAAGCAGCCACCCCATACTCAGTGGTCTGCACTCCTGTAGCCAAGCGGCTATGGGAGGGTGGCAGCAGCCGAGATGGAGGCGGGGTAGGCTCAGGGGGAGGCGGTGGGGCCAGGAAGGCAGCCCGTTATTCCCAGGAGGCGGTGCGGGGCAGTGCCATTCAGAGCCCCGGGGCCCTTGGACTGGCCATGGGTATGGGTGCCAACGTAACCAGCCTGGCGGGCATGGTGGCCAGTGGCGGGCTTAGTGGCAGTGCCGGCACCGGCACCAACGGGAGCTCTGCAGCAGGCCTCGGCATGTCAGAGGGCGCCAGCCCCGGCACCCTGAGCACCTACGCCAGTGACTCACCCATCAGCTAccatgatgatgaagaagaggaagaggggacAGATGAATGTGCTGAAGAGCAGTATAGGCAAATCTGCAACATGTATACTATGTACAGCATGCTCAACATGGGAGCTGCAG CAGCTGGTGAACGTGTTGAGGCTCTACCagaccacacagagacacggggtcGGATGCGAGGCAGAGACCTTACATGTCTCCCCGCAGAACTCATCGCTCAGATAGGCAACCGCTGTCATCCCAAACTGTACGAGGAAGGAGACCCTGCTGAGAAACTAGAGTTAGTCTCAG GTACTTCTGTATATATATCGCGAGCCCAGCTAATGAACTGTCATGTGAGCGCAGGGACCAGACACAAGGTGCTGCTTAGGAGGCTGCTGGCTGCCTTCTTTGACAG GAATACTCTGGCCAACAGTTGTGGAACAGGCATCCGCTCGTCAACTAATGACCCGAGCCGCAAGCCCCTGGACAACAGAGTTCTGCATGCGGTCAAAT tttattgCCAGAACTTTGCCACTAGCTTCAAAGAGAGCGAGATGAATGCCATCGCTGCTGACATGTGCACCAACGCCCGACGTGTGGTCCGTAAGAGCTGGATCCCCAAGCTGAAGCTACTGATGGCTGAGAGCGACGCCTACACCGCTTACCTTCCCGACGGCGTCAAAATGGAAGACGACACCCTGGGGGCGGACCCAGCTTTCGACTCTGCCTCCGTGGAGGCCGCCGGCGGTGCCGGAATGGAGTCAGGTGGCTCTTCAGGTGAATCGCTACCAGGTGTGGGCGGGGACGGAGGACCGTTATTTTGA
- the nacc1a gene encoding nucleus accumbens associated 1, BEN and BTB (POZ) domain containing a isoform X3 encodes MAQTLQMAIPNFGNNVLECLNEQRLQGLYCDVSVVVKGHAFKAHRAVLAASSSYFRDLFSSSNSGGGSSNETSPNVVELPSAVQPQSFQQILSFCYTGRLSMTVGDQFLLMYTAGFLQIQQIMEKGTEFFLKVSSPSCDSQGLHAEEAPPSEPPPSEPQSPVTQTSNGAGRPASCLTPLPLVSRVKTEQPASQPEAATPYSVVCTPVAKRLWEGGSSRDGGGVGSGGGGGARKAARYSQEAVRGSAIQSPGALGLAMGMGANVTSLAGMVASGGLSGSAGTGTNGSSAAGLGMSEGASPGTLSTYASDSPISYHDDEEEEEGTDECAEEQYRQICNMYTMYSMLNMGAAAAGERVEALPDHTETRGRMRGRDLTCLPAELIAQIGNRCHPKLYEEGDPAEKLELVSGTSVYISRAQLMNCHVSAGTRHKVLLRRLLAAFFDRNTLANSCGTGIRSSTNDPSRKPLDNRVLHAVKFYCQNFATSFKESEMNAIAADMCTNARRVVRKSWIPKLKLLMAESDAYTAYLPDGVKMEDDTLGADPAFDSASVEAAGGAGMESGGSSGESLPGVGGDGGPLF; translated from the exons ATGGCCCAGACCCTCCAGATGGCGATCCCAAACTTTGGCAACAATGTTTTAGAGTGTCTGAATGAGCAGCGGCTGCAGGGCCTCTACTGCGATGTCTCTGTGGTGGTCAAGGGCCATGCCTTCAAG GCCCATCGAGCTGTGCTGGCTGCTAGCAGTTCTTATTTCCGGGACCTTTTCAGCAGCAGCAATAGTGGAGGAGGTAGCAGCAATGAGACAAGCCCAAACGTAGTGGAGCTCCCGTCGGCTGTGCAGCCCCAGAGCTTCCAGCAGATTTTGTCTTTCTGCTACACAGGCCGTCTCAGCATGACAGTGGGGGACCAGTTTCTCCTAATGTATACTGCAGGCTTCCTGCAGATCCAACAGATCATGGAAAAAGGCACTGAGTTCTTCCTAAAG GTTTCCTCCCCCAGCTGCGACTCCCAGGGCCTGCACGCTGAGGAGGCCCCACCTTCTGAGCCCCCACCTTCTGAGCCCCAGAGCCCTGTGACGCAGACCAGTAACGGTGCAGGCCGGCCTGCCTCTTGCTTGACGCCGCTCCCTCTGGTATCACGAGTGAAGACGGAGCAGCCCGCTAGCCAGCCGGAAGCAGCCACCCCATACTCAGTGGTCTGCACTCCTGTAGCCAAGCGGCTATGGGAGGGTGGCAGCAGCCGAGATGGAGGCGGGGTAGGCTCAGGGGGAGGCGGTGGGGCCAGGAAGGCAGCCCGTTATTCCCAGGAGGCGGTGCGGGGCAGTGCCATTCAGAGCCCCGGGGCCCTTGGACTGGCCATGGGTATGGGTGCCAACGTAACCAGCCTGGCGGGCATGGTGGCCAGTGGCGGGCTTAGTGGCAGTGCCGGCACCGGCACCAACGGGAGCTCTGCAGCAGGCCTCGGCATGTCAGAGGGCGCCAGCCCCGGCACCCTGAGCACCTACGCCAGTGACTCACCCATCAGCTAccatgatgatgaagaagaggaagaggggacAGATGAATGTGCTGAAGAGCAGTATAGGCAAATCTGCAACATGTATACTATGTACAGCATGCTCAACATGGGAGCTGCAG CAGCTGGTGAACGTGTTGAGGCTCTACCagaccacacagagacacggggtcGGATGCGAGGCAGAGACCTTACATGTCTCCCCGCAGAACTCATCGCTCAGATAGGCAACCGCTGTCATCCCAAACTGTACGAGGAAGGAGACCCTGCTGAGAAACTAGAGTTAGTCTCAG GTACTTCTGTATATATATCGCGAGCCCAGCTAATGAACTGTCATGTGAGCGCAGGGACCAGACACAAGGTGCTGCTTAGGAGGCTGCTGGCTGCCTTCTTTGACAG GAATACTCTGGCCAACAGTTGTGGAACAGGCATCCGCTCGTCAACTAATGACCCGAGCCGCAAGCCCCTGGACAACAGAGTTCTGCATGCGGTCAAAT tttattgCCAGAACTTTGCCACTAGCTTCAAAGAGAGCGAGATGAATGCCATCGCTGCTGACATGTGCACCAACGCCCGACGTGTGGTCCGTAAGAGCTGGATCCCCAAGCTGAAGCTACTGATGGCTGAGAGCGACGCCTACACCGCTTACCTTCCCGACGGCGTCAAAATGGAAGACGACACCCTGGGGGCGGACCCAGCTTTCGACTCTGCCTCCGTGGAGGCCGCCGGCGGTGCCGGAATGGAGTCAGGTGGCTCTTCAGGTGAATCGCTACCAGGTGTGGGCGGGGACGGAGGACCGTTATTTTGA